In the Heteronotia binoei isolate CCM8104 ecotype False Entrance Well chromosome 13, APGP_CSIRO_Hbin_v1, whole genome shotgun sequence genome, one interval contains:
- the LOC132581859 gene encoding olfactory receptor 13H1-like has translation MGRSNSTGPASNNETEPEIFLLTGLSSQPHTRVVLFVVFFILYLITILGNGLIVLLIIADSHLQTPMYFFLGNLSLLDICYTSSTIPQMLVHSLTKRPTITNARCFIQMCISLFLGVAECILLAVMAYDRYVAICSPLHYTLIMNRKKCGWLATSSWALAFLLTIVPSFTMKIQLCGHNVIDHFACEVQAVVKLACSDISANMGLMSGSSVFTLLVPFAFILVTYVRISLAVFRIRSAHGWSKAFSTCGSHLTVVGIFYGTAMAMYLRPRNRSSEQDKFVAIVYAVVTPMLNPIIYSLRNKDVKEALGRIMGRNPFTSVISICPANRIFLFHFRTMDSSLHTAMLPFSY, from the exons ATGGGAAGAAGTAACTCCACAGGACCTGCAAGCAATAATGAGACTGAGCCAGAGATCTTTTTGCTGACAGGTCTCTCCAGCCAGCCGCATACACGTGTGGTGCTCTTTGTCGTGTTTTTTATCCTCTACTTGATCACCATCTTGGGGAATGGACTCATTGTCCTATTGATCATAGCCGATTCTCACCTCCAGACTCCCATGTATTTCTTCCTAGGAAACCTCTCCCTTCTTGACATTTGCTATACTTCCAGCACAATCCCACAGATGTTGGTCCACAGCCTCACCAAAAGACCCACTATCACCAATGCCAGGTGTTTCATCCAGATGTGCATCTCCCTCTTCCTTGGTGTGGCTGAATGCATTTTGTTGGCCGTCATGGCGTACGACCGTTATGTGGCTATATGCAGCCCACTCCACTACACGCTTATCATGAACAGAAAGAagtgtggctggctggctacttCCTCCTGGGCCTTGGCTTTCCTTCTGACTATTGTACCGTCCTTCACAATGAAGATCCAGCTGTGTGGCCACAACGTCATTGATCATTTTGCATGTGAGGTGCAGGCTGTTGTGAAACTGGCATGCTCAGATATCTCAGCAAACATGGGCCTCATGTCAGGCAGCAGTGTTTTCACCCTCCTGGTACCATTTGCCTTCATCCTGGTGACCTACGTACGCATTTCTCTGGCAGTCTTTAGGATCCGTTCAGCACATGGTTGGAGCAAGGCTTTCTCTACTTGTGGTTCCCACCTTACGGTGGTTGGGATCTTCTATGGCACAGCTATGGCTATGTATTTGAGACCACGGAACAGATCCTCAGAGCAGGACAAATTTGTTGCCATTGTCTATGCAGTGGTCACCCCTATGCTCAATCCTATCATCTACAGCTTGAGAAACAAGGATGTGAAGGAAGCTTTGGGGAGAATAATGGGAAGAAAC CCCTTCACTTCAGTAATCAGTATCTGCCCCGCTAACAGGATCTTCCTCTTTCACTTCAGGACCATGGATAGTTCTCTGCACACAGCCATGTTGCCTTTTAGCTATTGA